A section of the Primulina eburnea isolate SZY01 chromosome 1, ASM2296580v1, whole genome shotgun sequence genome encodes:
- the LOC140834121 gene encoding LOW QUALITY PROTEIN: dnaJ protein homolog ANJ1-like (The sequence of the model RefSeq protein was modified relative to this genomic sequence to represent the inferred CDS: deleted 1 base in 1 codon), whose translation MFGRAPKKSDNSRYYEILGVPKAATPDDLKKAYKKAAIKNHPDKGGDPEKFKELAHAYEVLSDPEKREIYDQYGEDALKEGMGGGGGMHDPFDIFSSFFGGNPFGGGGSSRGRRQRRGEDVVHPLKVSLEELYTGTTKKLSLSRNVICSKCSGKGSKSGASMKCSGCQGSGMKVTIRQLGPGMIQQMQHPCNECKGTGESINDKDRCPQCKGEKVSQEKKVLEVHVEKGMQNGQKVTFPGEADEAPDTVTGDIVFVLQQKEHPKFKRKGDDLFVDHTLSLTEALCGFQFVLTHLDSRQLLIKSQPGEVVKPGSYKAINDEGMPMYQRPFMRGKLYIHFNVEFPDTLNPDQVQSLEKILPPKPVSQLTDMEIDDCEETTLHDVNIDEEMRRKQAQQQEAYDDDDDMHGGAQRVQCAQQ comes from the exons ATGTTTGGGAGGGCGCCGAAGAAAAGTGACAATTCGAGGTATTATGAGATTCTTGGGGTGCCTAAAGCTGCGACGCCTGATGATTTGAAGAAGGCGTACAAAAAAGCAGCTATTAAAAATCATCCTGATAAGGGAGGTGATCCAGAGAAG TTCAAGGAGCTTGCCCATGCTTATGAGGTGCTCAGTGATCCTGAAAAACGTGAAATATACGATCAATATGGAGAGGATGCACTTAAAGAAGGAATGGGAGGCGGTGGCGGCATGCATGACCCGTTTGATATCTTCTCATCCTTCTTTGGTGGGAACCCGTTTGGAG GGGGTGGTAGCAGCAGAGGTCGAAGGCAAAGAAGGGGTGAGGATGTAGTACATCCGTTGAAGGTTTCTCTTGAGGAGCTTTATACTGGAACAACTAAGAAGCTTTCGCTATCCCGAAACGTAATATGCTCGAAATGCAGTGG TAAAGGATCAAAATCAGGAGCTTCAATGAAGTGCTCAGGGTGTCAAGGATCTGGCATGAAGGTCACAATTAGGCAGCTTGGGCCTGGAATGATTCAGCAAATGCAGCATCCTTGTAATGAATGCAAAGGCACTGGAGAGTCTATTAATGATAAAGATCGTTGCCCCCAGTGCAAAGGTGAGAAGGTCTCTCAGGAGAAGAAGGTCTTGGAAGTCCATGTTGAAAAGGGCATGCAGAACGGACAGAAAGTGACATTCCCAGGGGAAGCTGATGAGGCG CCTGACACAGTCACTGGAGACATAGTATTTGTGCTCCAGCAGAAAGAGCATCCTAAATTCAAAAGAAAGGGTGACGACCTTTTTGTGGATCATACACTTTCTCTGACTGAGGCATTGTGTGGA TTCCAATTTGTATTAACTCACTTAGACAGTAGACAGCTACTTATCAAATCACAACCTGGAGAGGTCGTGAAGCCAG GTTCTTACAAGGCCATCAATGATGAAGGAATGCCGATGTATCAAAGGCCATTCATGAGGGGTAAACTTTATATTCATTTCAACGTTGAGTTCCCAGATACACTAAATCCAGATCAAGTTCAGTCCTTGGAGAAAATTCTTCCTCCCAAGCCTGTTTCGCAGCTGACAGACATGGAGATTGATGACTGCGAAGAGACGACTCTGCATGATGTCAACATTGATGAAGAAATGAGAAGGAAGCAGGCTCAGCAGCAGGAAGCTtacgatgatgatgatgatatgcatGGAGGAGCCCAAAGAGTGCAATGTGCCCAGCAGTGA